The following are encoded together in the Octopus sinensis linkage group LG15, ASM634580v1, whole genome shotgun sequence genome:
- the LOC115219869 gene encoding Fanconi anemia core complex-associated protein 24-like, which translates to MNISNQQLNTQQSKTSVDPENKIVPNHIMVNSRWCNSELVTKIQANVRVLFFDDKPDIDFRPANSVCVVYISEAELVSQATAYKKKMVRLRRADVFKIIVLAEKTSMTTQYYANVQNFCVFELGLVLLPVSSQADAAGILTQLFYTGTQPEKNPFKRIRNSSEEDQSSSSLLATLQCIPGLGVTNAKLLLVNFGSINGIIEASFESLSNVVGKSIAARIIDFLS; encoded by the coding sequence ATGAATATTTCTAATCAACAACTGAACACACAGCAAAGTAAAACTTCAGTAGACCCCGAAAATAAAATCGTCCCAAATCACATCATGGTTAATTCACGTTGGTGCAACTCAGAATTGGTGACCAAAATTCAGGCCAATGTTCGTGTTTTGTTCTTCGACGACAAACCCGACATCGATTTTCGTCCTGCAAATAGTGTGTGCGTGGTTTACATCTCGGAGGCAGAGTTGGTGTCTCAGGCTACAGCCTATAAGAAAAAGATGGTGAGACTGAGAAGAGCTGACGTCTTCAAAATAATCGTCCTCGCCGAAAAGACATCCATGACGACACAGTATTACGCCAATGTCCAGAATTTTTGCGTGTTTGAACTAGGATTAGTCTTGCTACCTGTTTCCTCGCAAGCTGACGCCGCCGGGATTCTCACACAACTCTTTTATACAGGCACGCAACCAGAGAAGAATCCCTTCAAGCGAATACGAAATTCTTCTGAAGAAGATCAAAGTTCAAGTTCTCTATTGGCAACACTGCAATGTATACCAGGTCTAGGTGTTACCAATGCAAAGTTATTGTTAGTAAATTTCGGCTCCATCAACGGCATAATTGAAGCCTCTTTCGAGAGTCTGAGCAACGTAGTTGGCAAAAGTATAGCCGCACGTATAATAGATTTTCTCAGTTGA